The Odocoileus virginianus isolate 20LAN1187 ecotype Illinois chromosome 3, Ovbor_1.2, whole genome shotgun sequence genome includes a window with the following:
- the LOC139032757 gene encoding SKA complex subunit 2-like, producing the protein MEAEVDKLELMFQKADSDLDYIQYRLEYEIKTNYPDSAGKKNPVTLLKELSAIKSRYQTLHVRFKPISVEQKETKSRICATFNKTMTLIQELQKETDLEIQNISRITERSTGQHCAGDSDPAAVTTD; encoded by the coding sequence ATGGAGGCGGAGGTCGATAAGCTGGAACTGATGTTCCAGAAAGCTGACTCTGATCTGGACTACATTCAGTACAGGCTGGAATATGAAATCAAGACTAATTATCCTGATTCAGCAGGCAAGAAAAATCCAGTTACACTTTTAAAGGAATTGTCAGCAATAAAGTCTCGATATCAGACTTTGCATGTTCGCTTTAAACCAATTTCTGTGGAGCAGAAAGAGACTAAAAGCCGCATTTGTGCTACTTTCAATAAGACTATGACCTTGATACAAGAACTGCAGAAGGAAACAGACCTggagatacagaacatttccaggaTCACAGAGAGGTCTACTGGACAGCATTGCGCTGGAGATTCTGATCCTGCGGCTGTTACCACTGactga